In Thauera aromatica K172, one DNA window encodes the following:
- the bamB gene encoding outer membrane protein assembly factor BamB: MKSLSLRFVALAAAAALLAGCSSLNPFSHSPSAPAALTELKPSAELARRWQADIGEAGGYRFQPAVWGESVYAASHRGDVGRFEDGRALWQVRADKRLSAGVGADSRLAVVVATDGTVIAYDAASGSERWRSPLGAEVLAPPALGPDFVVVRASDNRLIALDARDGSRRWVYQRNNPPLALRTFAGVLIEGNVVLAGFPGGKLAVLNPANGGAITELGVALPRGATELERVADIVGTPVVGRREVCAVSYQGRAACFDTTNGNALWARDFSSSVGMARDARFALLVDERDAVHALDAYSGASVWKQDALVRRRLSRPLIVGDHVVVGDGEGYVHLLDRETGSLAARERAGKGAIAADPVAFGRGFVVQGGDGDITAYEVR, encoded by the coding sequence ATGAAGTCGCTTTCGCTGCGTTTCGTTGCGCTTGCCGCCGCTGCCGCGCTGCTCGCCGGCTGCTCGTCGCTGAACCCTTTTTCCCACTCGCCTTCGGCGCCGGCGGCACTGACGGAACTGAAGCCGAGCGCCGAGCTGGCGAGGCGCTGGCAGGCCGACATCGGCGAAGCCGGGGGCTACCGCTTCCAGCCGGCGGTGTGGGGCGAGAGCGTGTACGCGGCCTCGCACCGCGGCGACGTCGGCCGTTTCGAAGACGGCCGCGCGCTGTGGCAGGTGCGTGCCGACAAGCGCCTGTCGGCCGGAGTCGGTGCCGATAGCCGGCTTGCGGTGGTGGTCGCCACCGACGGCACGGTGATCGCCTACGATGCGGCCAGCGGCAGCGAGCGCTGGCGTTCGCCGCTCGGCGCCGAAGTGCTGGCGCCGCCTGCGCTCGGCCCGGACTTCGTCGTCGTGCGCGCTTCGGACAACCGCCTGATCGCGCTCGATGCGCGCGACGGCAGCCGGCGCTGGGTGTACCAGCGCAACAATCCGCCGCTGGCGCTGCGCACGTTCGCCGGCGTGCTCATCGAGGGCAACGTCGTCCTCGCCGGCTTCCCCGGCGGCAAGCTGGCGGTGCTCAATCCCGCCAACGGCGGCGCGATCACCGAGCTTGGTGTCGCCCTGCCGCGCGGTGCCACCGAGCTCGAGCGGGTGGCCGACATCGTCGGCACGCCGGTGGTCGGGCGGCGCGAAGTGTGCGCGGTGAGCTACCAGGGGCGCGCGGCCTGCTTCGACACCACCAACGGCAACGCGTTGTGGGCGCGCGATTTCTCCAGCAGCGTGGGCATGGCGCGCGACGCGCGTTTCGCGCTGCTCGTCGATGAGCGCGATGCGGTGCATGCGCTTGACGCCTACAGCGGGGCGAGCGTGTGGAAACAGGACGCGCTAGTGCGGCGCCGGCTGTCGCGGCCGCTGATCGTCGGCGATCACGTCGTGGTCGGCGACGGCGAGGGCTATGTCCACCTTCTCGATCGTGAAACCGGTTCCCTGGCCGCCCGCGAACGCGCCGGCAAGGGGGCGATCGCCGCCGATCCGGTCGCGTTCGGGCGCGGCTTCGTCGTCCAGGGCGGCGACGGCGACATTACCGCGTACGAAGTGCGCTGA
- the hflK gene encoding FtsH protease activity modulator HflK, which translates to MSLNDPRWGSQGGNDGDRNDGNRGEDSRDGDNRGDRNRGSNQGPPDLEEVWRDFNQRLSGMFGNKRGGRGGSGGGGSPQLPGFSFKQFGGGIGVLLVLVAVVWLASGFYTVDANQRGVVLRLGKYVQTTEPGLRWRLPAPFESHEIVDLTGVRTVEVGYRGSERNKMLRESLMLTDDENIINIQFAVQYVLNSPENYVFNNRFPDEAVGQAAETAMREIVGKSRMDFVLYEGREEIAATAHELMQRILDRYETGIQISRVTMQNAQPPEQVQAAFDDAVKAGQDRERQKNEGEAYANDVVPRARGTASRLVEEANAYRERVVANAEGEASRFSQVFAEYARAPQVTRERLYIETMQQVMSNTSKVMIDAKGNGNLLFLPLDKLMQQAGARPASAASLPDSQSAAGLSANAPMPSLDPRNRELMRSRERGER; encoded by the coding sequence ATGTCACTCAACGACCCACGCTGGGGTAGCCAGGGCGGTAACGACGGCGACCGCAACGACGGCAATCGCGGCGAAGACAGCCGCGACGGCGACAACCGCGGTGATCGCAACCGCGGCAGCAACCAGGGGCCGCCCGATCTCGAGGAGGTCTGGCGCGATTTCAATCAGCGTCTGAGCGGCATGTTCGGCAACAAGCGCGGCGGTCGCGGTGGCAGTGGCGGCGGTGGTTCGCCGCAACTGCCCGGTTTTTCCTTCAAGCAGTTCGGCGGCGGGATCGGCGTGCTGCTGGTGCTGGTCGCCGTGGTCTGGCTGGCGAGCGGTTTCTATACGGTCGATGCCAACCAGCGCGGGGTGGTCCTGCGCCTGGGCAAGTACGTGCAGACCACCGAGCCCGGCCTGCGCTGGCGCCTGCCGGCGCCGTTCGAGTCGCACGAGATCGTCGACCTGACCGGCGTGCGCACGGTCGAAGTCGGCTATCGCGGTTCGGAGCGCAACAAGATGCTGCGCGAATCGCTGATGCTCACCGACGACGAGAACATCATCAACATCCAGTTCGCCGTGCAGTACGTGCTCAACAGCCCGGAAAACTACGTCTTCAACAACCGCTTTCCCGATGAGGCGGTCGGCCAGGCGGCGGAAACCGCGATGCGCGAGATCGTCGGCAAGAGCCGGATGGACTTCGTCCTGTACGAAGGGCGCGAGGAAATCGCCGCCACCGCGCACGAGTTGATGCAGCGCATTCTCGACCGCTACGAAACCGGCATCCAGATCAGCCGCGTGACGATGCAGAACGCCCAGCCGCCGGAGCAGGTGCAGGCCGCGTTCGACGATGCGGTGAAGGCCGGCCAGGATCGCGAGCGGCAGAAGAACGAAGGCGAGGCCTATGCCAACGATGTCGTGCCGCGTGCCCGTGGTACCGCCTCGCGCCTGGTCGAGGAGGCGAACGCCTACCGCGAGCGCGTCGTTGCCAACGCCGAGGGCGAGGCCAGCCGCTTCAGCCAGGTCTTCGCCGAGTACGCCCGGGCGCCGCAGGTGACCCGCGAGCGCCTGTACATCGAGACCATGCAACAGGTGATGTCGAACACTTCCAAGGTGATGATCGATGCCAAGGGCAATGGCAACCTGCTTTTCCTTCCGCTCGACAAGCTGATGCAGCAGGCCGGCGCCAGGCCGGCGTCGGCGGCGTCCCTGCCCGACTCGCAATCGGCGGCCGGACTGAGCGCGAATGCGCCGATGCCGTCCCTGGATCCGCGCAATCGCGAACTGATGAGAAGCCGTGAGCGGGGAGAGCGCTGA
- the hflX gene encoding ribosome rescue GTPase HflX, with translation MFERPASGERAVLVQLDLGQGAIDERLSELKLLAGSAGASVEAVVQGRRAAPDPKLFAGSGKVQEIAEALRVHAADIVIFNHALSPGQQRNLERELQCMVIDRTALILDIFAQRARSHEGKLQVELAQLEHLATRLVRGWTHLERQKGGIGLRGPGEKQLETDRRLLGNRVKMLKSRLAQIEKQRKVRRRARERRDVLSVSLVGYTNAGKSTLFNALTKAGAYAADQLFATLDTTSRRLYVGGASVVLSDTVGFIRDLPHALVAAFQATLEETAQADLLLHVVDSASEDRDAQIEAVNLVLAEIGAAAVPQILVWNKIDLTHATPAVERGDCDKIRRIFLSARTGEGLDLLRDALAEVAQQTFGDDADRIAGTVDERSEQS, from the coding sequence ATGTTTGAGCGCCCCGCCTCCGGCGAGCGTGCGGTCCTCGTCCAGCTCGACCTCGGCCAGGGGGCGATCGACGAGCGCCTGTCCGAGCTGAAGCTGCTCGCCGGCAGCGCCGGCGCCAGCGTCGAGGCGGTGGTCCAGGGCCGGCGCGCGGCGCCCGACCCCAAGCTCTTCGCCGGCAGCGGCAAAGTCCAGGAGATCGCCGAAGCGCTCCGTGTCCATGCCGCCGACATCGTGATCTTCAACCATGCGCTGTCGCCCGGGCAGCAGCGCAACCTCGAGCGCGAGCTGCAGTGCATGGTCATCGACCGCACCGCGCTGATCCTCGACATCTTCGCCCAGCGCGCCCGCAGCCACGAAGGCAAGCTCCAGGTCGAACTCGCCCAGCTCGAGCACCTGGCCACCCGGCTGGTGCGCGGCTGGACCCACCTTGAACGCCAGAAAGGCGGCATCGGCCTGCGCGGCCCGGGTGAGAAGCAACTCGAGACCGACCGCCGCCTGCTCGGCAACCGGGTCAAGATGCTCAAGTCCCGCCTCGCCCAGATCGAGAAGCAGCGCAAGGTGCGGCGCCGGGCGCGGGAACGCCGCGACGTCCTGTCGGTCTCTCTGGTCGGCTACACCAATGCGGGCAAGTCGACGCTGTTCAATGCGCTGACGAAGGCCGGGGCGTATGCGGCCGACCAGTTGTTCGCCACCCTCGACACCACTTCGCGCCGCCTCTACGTCGGCGGCGCCAGCGTCGTGCTGTCGGACACCGTCGGCTTCATCCGCGACCTGCCGCATGCGCTGGTCGCGGCGTTCCAGGCGACGCTGGAGGAAACCGCGCAGGCTGATCTGCTGCTGCACGTGGTCGATTCGGCGAGTGAGGATCGCGACGCCCAGATCGAAGCGGTGAATCTGGTCCTCGCCGAAATCGGCGCCGCAGCCGTACCGCAGATCCTGGTCTGGAACAAGATCGACCTGACGCACGCCACGCCGGCAGTCGAGCGGGGGGACTGTGATAAAATCAGGCGCATTTTTCTGAGCGCCAGAACGGGCGAAGGCCTCGACCTGCTTCGCGACGCGCTAGCCGAAGTGGCGCAGCAAACCTTTGGTGACGATGCCGACCGGATCGCCGGGACGGTGGACGAACGATCAGAACAATCGTGA
- a CDS encoding tetratricopeptide repeat protein: MAVYDLEEQEQISELKAWWAQYGNLVVGLALAAAVAAVGWQGWQWFQNRNAAEAGTLYYAVQQAAQSQDAQKAREAAGRLIGEHGGSASAQLGALLAAAVQFEADDLTNARAQLEWAADKGADAALRDLARLRLAAVMLEQGELDAALARLQGAPVTAAYKSRYDDLRGDVLAELGRADEARAAYRAAIDSLAAEGEEAMTLRELVRVKLESLGA, translated from the coding sequence ATGGCGGTCTACGATCTGGAAGAGCAGGAACAGATTTCCGAACTCAAGGCGTGGTGGGCGCAGTACGGCAACCTGGTGGTCGGCCTGGCGCTCGCCGCCGCGGTCGCCGCGGTCGGCTGGCAGGGCTGGCAGTGGTTCCAGAACCGCAACGCCGCCGAGGCCGGCACCCTCTACTACGCGGTGCAGCAGGCCGCTCAAAGCCAGGATGCGCAAAAGGCGCGCGAGGCCGCCGGGCGCTTGATCGGCGAGCATGGCGGCAGTGCCAGCGCCCAGCTCGGCGCGCTGCTGGCGGCGGCGGTCCAGTTCGAGGCCGACGACCTGACCAATGCGCGGGCCCAGCTCGAATGGGCGGCGGACAAGGGCGCGGACGCGGCGCTGCGCGACCTCGCCCGGCTGCGCCTGGCCGCGGTGATGCTGGAGCAGGGCGAGCTCGATGCGGCGCTGGCGCGGCTGCAGGGCGCGCCGGTGACGGCGGCCTACAAGAGCCGCTACGACGATCTGCGCGGCGACGTGCTCGCGGAGCTGGGCCGGGCCGACGAAGCGCGGGCCGCCTACCGGGCCGCGATCGACAGCCTCGCTGCCGAAGGCGAGGAGGCCATGACGCTGCGCGAACTCGTCCGCGTGAAACTCGAATCCCTGGGAGCCTGA
- the hfq gene encoding RNA chaperone Hfq, giving the protein MSNKGQLLQDPFLNTLRREHIPVSIYLVNGIKLQGQVESFDQYVVLLKNTVTQMVYKHAISTVVPARPVVIQQDEGSN; this is encoded by the coding sequence ATGAGCAACAAAGGGCAACTTCTACAAGACCCCTTCCTCAACACCCTGCGTCGCGAGCACATCCCGGTATCGATCTACCTGGTCAATGGCATCAAGCTCCAGGGCCAGGTCGAGTCTTTCGACCAGTATGTCGTCCTGCTGAAGAACACCGTCACCCAGATGGTGTACAAGCATGCGATTTCGACCGTGGTTCCGGCCCGTCCCGTCGTCATCCAGCAGGACGAGGGCAGCAACTGA
- the hflC gene encoding protease modulator HflC has product MRDKMSVIGGSLLLAVVIASMSLFTVDQRQYAIVFQLGEVKEVISEPGLNVKLPFIQNVRYFDKRILTMDTPEPERFITSEKKNVLVDHFVKWRIVDPQLYYESVAGDEARARIRLTQTVNAGLREEFGRRTVHDVVSGERDRIMEDMRSKADQDARKIGVQIIDVRLKRVDLPNEVSESVYRRMEAERKRVANELRSLGAAEAESIRADADRQREVIIAEAYRSAQEAMGEGDAKATAIYAEAYGKSPDFYAFYRSLEAYRSSFSGKDDVMVVDPSSDFFRFMKDAGGAARN; this is encoded by the coding sequence ATGCGTGACAAGATGTCTGTGATTGGCGGCAGCCTGCTGCTCGCCGTGGTGATCGCCTCGATGTCGCTGTTTACCGTCGATCAGCGCCAGTATGCGATCGTGTTCCAGCTCGGCGAAGTCAAGGAAGTGATTTCCGAGCCCGGACTGAACGTGAAGCTGCCGTTCATCCAGAACGTGCGCTATTTCGACAAGCGCATCCTGACCATGGATACGCCGGAGCCGGAGCGCTTCATCACTTCCGAGAAGAAAAACGTGCTGGTCGATCACTTCGTCAAATGGCGCATCGTCGATCCGCAGCTGTACTACGAATCGGTCGCCGGCGACGAAGCGCGCGCGCGCATCCGCCTGACCCAGACGGTGAACGCCGGCCTGCGCGAGGAGTTCGGCCGCCGCACGGTCCATGACGTGGTCTCCGGCGAGCGCGACCGCATCATGGAGGACATGCGCAGCAAGGCCGACCAGGATGCGCGCAAGATCGGCGTGCAGATCATCGACGTGCGCCTGAAGCGGGTCGATCTGCCCAACGAGGTGTCCGAGTCGGTGTATCGGCGGATGGAAGCCGAGCGCAAGCGCGTCGCCAACGAGCTGCGCTCGCTGGGTGCGGCCGAAGCCGAAAGCATCCGCGCCGATGCCGACCGCCAACGCGAGGTCATCATCGCCGAGGCCTATCGATCGGCCCAGGAGGCCATGGGTGAGGGCGATGCCAAGGCGACCGCGATCTATGCCGAAGCCTACGGCAAGAGCCCGGACTTCTACGCCTTCTACCGCAGCCTCGAAGCCTACCGCTCGAGCTTTTCCGGCAAGGACGACGTGATGGTGGTCGACCCGAGCTCGGACTTCTTCCGCTTCATGAAGGATGCCGGAGGCGCTGCGCGCAACTGA
- the ispG gene encoding flavodoxin-dependent (E)-4-hydroxy-3-methylbut-2-enyl-diphosphate synthase: MNQDKDFPPLGAAPGRRRRTRQVAIGKVRVGGEAPVVVQSMTNTDTADVLGTAMQVAELARAGSEMVRLTVNNEAAAKAVPHIRDRLLALGVEVPLVGDFHYNGHKLLTDFPACAEALAKFRINPGNVGAGAKRDPQFAAIVELACRYDKPVRIGVNWGSLDPSVLARIMDENAHRAAPRDAGAVMREALVVSALESAAKAEEYGLAADRIVLSAKVSSVQDLIAVYRDLARRSDYALHLGLTEAGMGSKGIVASTAALAVLLQEGIGDTIRVSLTPEPGGSRSQEVVVAQEILQTMGLRAFTPMVTACPGCGRTTSTVFQELAAGIQDYVRAQMPVWREQYDGVENLTLAVMGCVVNGPGESKHANIGISLPGTGESPAAPVYVDGEKVATLRGDGIAAEFRAIVDRYVATRYARKAG; encoded by the coding sequence ATGAACCAGGACAAGGATTTTCCCCCCCTCGGCGCCGCCCCCGGGCGCCGCCGGCGCACCCGGCAGGTCGCGATCGGCAAGGTCAGGGTCGGCGGCGAGGCGCCGGTCGTGGTCCAGTCGATGACCAACACCGACACCGCCGATGTGCTCGGCACGGCGATGCAGGTCGCCGAACTCGCCCGCGCGGGTTCTGAAATGGTGCGGCTGACGGTCAATAACGAAGCGGCGGCGAAAGCCGTGCCGCACATCCGCGACCGTCTGCTGGCGCTCGGCGTGGAGGTGCCGCTGGTCGGTGATTTCCACTACAACGGCCACAAGCTGCTGACCGATTTTCCCGCCTGCGCCGAGGCGCTCGCCAAGTTCCGCATCAATCCGGGCAATGTCGGTGCCGGCGCGAAGCGCGACCCGCAGTTTGCCGCGATCGTCGAACTCGCCTGCCGCTACGACAAGCCGGTGCGCATCGGGGTGAACTGGGGCAGCCTCGACCCCTCGGTGCTCGCCCGCATCATGGACGAGAACGCCCACCGTGCCGCACCGCGCGATGCCGGTGCGGTGATGCGCGAGGCGCTGGTGGTGTCGGCGCTCGAATCCGCGGCCAAGGCCGAGGAGTACGGGCTGGCCGCGGACCGCATCGTGCTGTCGGCGAAAGTGTCGAGCGTGCAGGACCTGATCGCGGTGTACCGCGATCTCGCCCGGCGCAGCGACTATGCCCTGCACCTGGGGCTGACCGAGGCCGGGATGGGCAGCAAGGGCATCGTCGCCTCGACCGCCGCACTCGCGGTGCTGCTGCAGGAAGGCATCGGCGACACCATCCGCGTCTCGCTGACGCCCGAGCCGGGCGGCAGCCGCAGCCAGGAAGTCGTGGTCGCGCAGGAGATCCTGCAGACCATGGGCCTGCGCGCGTTCACGCCGATGGTCACCGCCTGCCCGGGCTGCGGGCGCACCACCAGCACGGTGTTCCAGGAACTCGCCGCCGGCATCCAGGACTACGTTCGTGCCCAGATGCCGGTGTGGCGCGAGCAGTACGATGGCGTCGAGAACCTGACCCTGGCGGTGATGGGCTGCGTGGTCAATGGGCCGGGCGAGTCCAAGCATGCGAATATCGGCATCTCGCTGCCGGGGACCGGCGAATCGCCGGCGGCCCCGGTCTATGTCGATGGGGAAAAAGTCGCCACCTTGCGCGGCGACGGCATCGCCGCCGAGTTCAGGGCCATCGTCGATCGCTACGTGGCGACGCGCTATGCAAGAAAGGCCGGCTGA
- the hisS gene encoding histidine--tRNA ligase → MSQTLQAVRGMNDILPDDAETWEYFEDIVRDWLQSYGYRPIRMPLVEPTPLFKRAIGEVTDIVEKEMYSFEDALNGEHLTLRPEGTASCVRAVIQHSLIPSGGPQRLYYYGPMFRHERPQKGRYRQFHQIGVEALGFAGPETDAELILMCARLWDDLGLEDVTLEINSLGAPQERAAHRAALVAYLEQHRDQLDEDGRRRLHTNPLRILDTKNPALQAIVDAAPRLADYLGDESKAHFDAVQVFLKDAGIPYRINHRLVRGLDYYNRTVFEWVTTRLGAQGTICAGGRYDGLFEQLGGKPQPAAGFAIGIERLLLLWQACGGESERMAPDAYVVSVGDAAQRLAFRAAEALREHGFAVLMHCGGGSFKSQMKKADASAAAVAVVIGEDEAAAAEVGLKPLRGGGAQQRVALETLPEALAGLLYPEESVQEG, encoded by the coding sequence ATGAGCCAGACCTTGCAGGCGGTGCGCGGGATGAACGACATCCTGCCCGATGACGCCGAAACCTGGGAATACTTCGAAGACATCGTGCGCGACTGGCTGCAGAGCTACGGTTACCGCCCGATCCGGATGCCGCTGGTGGAGCCGACGCCGCTGTTCAAGCGCGCGATCGGCGAAGTCACCGACATCGTCGAGAAGGAGATGTACTCCTTCGAGGACGCCTTGAACGGCGAGCATCTGACGCTGCGCCCGGAAGGCACGGCCTCCTGCGTGCGCGCGGTGATCCAGCACAGCCTGATCCCGTCCGGCGGACCGCAGCGCCTGTATTACTACGGGCCGATGTTCCGCCACGAGCGTCCGCAGAAGGGCCGCTACCGCCAGTTCCATCAGATCGGCGTGGAGGCGCTCGGTTTCGCCGGCCCCGAAACCGACGCTGAGCTGATCCTGATGTGCGCACGGTTGTGGGACGACCTCGGGCTCGAGGATGTCACGCTCGAGATCAACTCGCTCGGCGCTCCGCAAGAGCGCGCCGCTCACCGCGCGGCGCTGGTCGCTTACCTCGAGCAACACCGGGACCAGCTCGACGAGGACGGCAGGCGCCGCCTCCACACCAACCCGCTGCGCATCCTCGACACCAAGAACCCGGCGCTGCAGGCCATCGTCGATGCTGCGCCGCGGCTCGCCGACTACCTCGGTGACGAATCGAAGGCGCACTTCGACGCGGTGCAGGTCTTCCTCAAGGATGCCGGGATTCCCTACCGGATCAACCATCGCCTGGTGCGCGGGCTGGACTACTACAACCGCACCGTGTTCGAGTGGGTCACGACGCGCCTCGGCGCCCAAGGCACGATCTGTGCCGGCGGGCGCTACGATGGCCTGTTCGAGCAGCTCGGCGGCAAGCCGCAGCCGGCCGCCGGCTTTGCCATCGGCATCGAGCGCCTGCTGTTGCTGTGGCAGGCCTGCGGTGGCGAGAGCGAGCGCATGGCGCCCGACGCCTACGTGGTCAGCGTCGGCGACGCTGCCCAGCGCCTGGCCTTCCGTGCCGCGGAGGCGCTGCGCGAACACGGCTTCGCCGTGCTGATGCACTGCGGTGGCGGCAGCTTCAAGTCGCAGATGAAAAAAGCCGACGCCAGCGCGGCTGCGGTCGCGGTGGTGATCGGCGAAGACGAGGCCGCGGCCGCTGAAGTCGGCCTCAAGCCCTTGCGCGGCGGCGGCGCGCAGCAGCGCGTCGCGCTCGAGACCCTGCCCGAGGCACTGGCAGGCTTGCTGTATCCTGAAGAATCCGTACAAGAGGGTTGA
- the der gene encoding ribosome biogenesis GTPase Der: MKPTIVLVGRPNVGKSTLFNRLTRTRDALVADQPGLTRDRHYGIGRVGDRDYLVVDTAGFDPVAKDGIMHEMARQAEQAIAEADVLLFLVDGRAGRTPHDENIAARLRRAGRPVHVVVNKAEGLERAMVAADFHALGLGDPLAVSAAHGDGVKQLVELVLAPFPADEEGEVAADEGPKVAIVGRPNVGKSTLVNTLLGEERVIAFDLPGTTRDAISIPFERGGRHYTLIDTAGLRRRGKVFEAVEKFSVIKTLQAVQESNVVVLVLDAAQDISDQDAHIAGFALEAGRALVVAINKWDAVDDYRRDRLKADIARKLAFLGFARFHQISALKSEGIGGLLKSVDAAYAAAMANLATPRLTRTLQQAVARQAPPRHGMARPKMRYAHQGGVNPPVIVIHGNALDAIPASYVRYLERCFTEAFKLQGTPLRIQFRTTHNPFAVRG, from the coding sequence GTGAAACCCACCATCGTTCTGGTCGGTCGGCCCAACGTCGGCAAGTCGACTCTGTTCAACCGCCTCACCCGCACCCGCGACGCTCTCGTCGCCGACCAGCCCGGGCTGACGCGCGACCGCCACTACGGCATCGGCCGGGTCGGCGATCGCGATTACCTCGTCGTCGACACCGCCGGCTTCGATCCCGTCGCCAAGGACGGCATCATGCACGAGATGGCACGCCAGGCCGAGCAGGCGATCGCCGAGGCCGACGTGCTGCTGTTCCTGGTCGACGGCCGTGCCGGGCGCACGCCGCACGACGAGAATATCGCCGCCCGTCTGCGCCGCGCCGGCCGCCCGGTCCATGTCGTGGTGAACAAGGCCGAAGGGCTCGAGCGGGCGATGGTTGCTGCCGATTTCCACGCCCTCGGCCTGGGCGACCCGCTGGCGGTGTCGGCGGCCCACGGCGACGGCGTGAAGCAGCTCGTCGAGCTGGTGCTGGCGCCCTTCCCGGCGGACGAGGAAGGGGAAGTCGCCGCCGACGAAGGGCCGAAAGTGGCCATTGTCGGCCGCCCCAACGTGGGCAAGTCGACCCTGGTCAACACCTTGCTCGGCGAGGAGCGGGTGATCGCCTTCGATCTGCCCGGCACGACCCGCGACGCGATCTCGATTCCGTTCGAGCGCGGCGGCCGCCATTACACCCTGATCGACACCGCCGGCCTGCGCCGGCGCGGCAAGGTCTTCGAGGCGGTGGAAAAGTTCTCCGTGATCAAGACCCTGCAGGCCGTGCAGGAATCGAACGTGGTCGTCCTTGTGCTCGATGCGGCGCAGGACATTTCCGATCAGGACGCCCATATCGCCGGTTTCGCGCTCGAGGCCGGGCGCGCGCTGGTGGTGGCGATCAACAAATGGGACGCAGTCGACGACTACCGTCGCGACCGCCTCAAAGCCGACATCGCGCGCAAGCTGGCCTTCCTCGGCTTCGCCCGCTTCCACCAGATTTCCGCGCTCAAGTCCGAGGGCATCGGCGGACTGCTCAAATCGGTCGATGCCGCCTATGCCGCGGCGATGGCGAATCTGGCCACCCCGCGGTTGACGCGGACGCTGCAGCAGGCGGTCGCCCGCCAGGCGCCGCCGCGCCACGGCATGGCGCGGCCGAAGATGCGCTATGCCCACCAGGGGGGAGTGAATCCGCCGGTGATCGTGATCCACGGCAACGCTCTCGACGCCATTCCTGCGTCCTATGTCCGCTACCTGGAACGCTGTTTCACCGAGGCGTTCAAGCTGCAGGGCACGCCCTTGCGCATCCAGTTCCGCACCACGCACAATCCGTTCGCGGTGCGGGGCTGA
- a CDS encoding DUF2065 domain-containing protein, which produces MGSSLLTAFALMLIIEGFLPFIAPAAWRETFLRLARMGDGQIRFIGLTSMLAGLLLLFIFI; this is translated from the coding sequence ATGGGCAGCTCGCTACTGACCGCCTTCGCCCTGATGCTGATCATCGAAGGTTTTCTTCCCTTCATCGCGCCAGCGGCCTGGCGCGAAACTTTTTTGCGCCTGGCGCGCATGGGCGACGGCCAGATCCGCTTCATCGGGCTGACCTCCATGCTCGCCGGTCTCCTCCTGCTGTTCATTTTCATCTGA
- a CDS encoding helix-turn-helix domain-containing protein: MQSENLPAAAGEPAVPSPGAQLRRAREARGESVSEVAFALKLSPRQIDALERDDFAALPGTAFVRGFLRNYARYLGLDAAPLLDGVQHLAGSAAPDLSPIRNADGDLPSRSGRRRGAFPAGMLVLALMLLVAAGWYFDGFRTDLPGLADNGSMESVPAENAPAESAPVAVLPLERGDAGPGAGAVAPGADNPLQPEVAASTPAATAAEIPAKAETPAAVDGRVAPAPAAQVPATEVPAAPPAPVAEDGRSAAASPPPAAPQAGSGGRLVLRFGADSWVEVRDAAGAILHSGLNRAGSVRTVQGKPPFALVVGNAAGVAVEFDGRTVDLAAHARGSVARLTLGE; the protein is encoded by the coding sequence ATGCAGAGCGAAAACCTTCCCGCCGCGGCCGGCGAGCCCGCCGTGCCGTCGCCGGGGGCGCAACTGCGGCGCGCGCGCGAGGCGCGTGGCGAATCGGTGTCCGAAGTGGCGTTTGCGCTCAAGCTCAGTCCACGCCAGATCGACGCCCTCGAGCGCGACGATTTCGCCGCCTTGCCCGGGACGGCCTTCGTGCGCGGCTTCCTGCGCAACTATGCGCGCTACCTGGGGCTCGACGCCGCGCCGCTGCTCGACGGCGTACAGCATCTGGCCGGGTCGGCGGCCCCCGACCTGTCGCCGATCCGCAATGCCGACGGCGACCTGCCCAGCCGCAGCGGCCGGCGCCGGGGCGCATTCCCCGCCGGGATGCTGGTGCTGGCGCTGATGCTGCTGGTCGCCGCGGGCTGGTATTTCGATGGCTTCCGGACCGATCTGCCCGGGCTGGCGGATAACGGATCGATGGAAAGTGTCCCGGCGGAAAACGCGCCGGCGGAAAGCGCGCCGGTCGCGGTACTGCCGCTCGAGCGCGGCGACGCCGGGCCGGGGGCGGGCGCCGTCGCGCCGGGGGCGGACAATCCGCTGCAGCCGGAGGTCGCCGCGAGCACGCCGGCGGCCACCGCTGCCGAGATCCCCGCCAAGGCCGAGACGCCGGCCGCCGTGGACGGGCGCGTGGCGCCCGCGCCCGCCGCACAGGTGCCCGCTACGGAGGTGCCCGCCGCACCGCCGGCCCCGGTTGCAGAAGACGGACGCAGCGCCGCCGCGAGTCCACCGCCCGCCGCGCCGCAGGCCGGCAGCGGCGGCCGGCTGGTGCTGCGCTTTGGCGCCGACTCCTGGGTCGAGGTGCGCGACGCCGCGGGCGCGATCCTCCATTCCGGGCTCAACCGTGCGGGCTCGGTGCGCACCGTGCAGGGCAAGCCGCCGTTCGCACTGGTGGTGGGCAATGCGGCGGGCGTGGCGGTCGAGTTCGACGGCCGGACGGTCGATCTTGCCGCCCATGCGCGCGGCTCGGTCGCCCGCCTGACTTTAGGTGAATAG